The Pseudomonas viciae genomic interval ACTGTCGCGTTACGCCGAGGGCATCGGCGTCACCGAGGCGCGCCTCAACGATGTCTGCCGACGTATTGCCGACCTGCCTTCCAAGCGGTTGATCATGGAGCGGCTGATGCAGGAGGCCAAGCGACTGCTGTTGTTCACCGGCAGTTCAGTCAACGAAATCTGCTACCAGCTTGGATTCAAGGACCCGGCTTATTTCAGTCGGTTTTTCCAGCGTTACTCGCAACTCACTCCTGGGGAGTATCGTCAGCGGCAATCGGGGTTGCGCTGATTGGTGGCGAGGGGGATTGCTCCCACAGAATCCCCTTCCACAGTGACATAGCGTGGCCATGCTTCTTGCAGCAACCTGGCGGCAACACTAAGCTGCCGACTCGCCCATCCAAACAGTCCGAACATGGCCACCCCCAGACCTTCACTGACCTTGACCTTGTTGCAAGCCCGCGAAGCGGCCATGGCGTTTTTTCGCCCGGCGTTGAACCAGCATGACCTCACGGAACAGCAATGGCGGGTGATCCGCATCCTGCATCAGCAAGGAGAGCTGGAAAGCCACCAGCTCGCCCACCAGGCCTGCATACTCAAGCCGAGTATGACCGGCGTGCTCAGCCGGCTGGAGCGCGATGGCCTGGTGCGGCGACAGAAGTCGAGCCAGGATCAGCGTCGGGTCTTCGTCGGCCTGACCGAACGCGGCCAGCAGTGCTTTGTGTCGATGAGTGAGGGCATGGAAAGCAACTATCGGCGGATTGAAGAGCAGTTTGGCGAGGAAAAAATGCAGCAACTGCTGGCTCTGCTCAATGAGCTGAAAAACATCAAGCCTTGATCAAGGATTGGCCAGGGATTGCTTCAACTGCTTCACCAACTCGGGCGTCATGTAATGCGGTCCGTCGAACAGGTAGAGCGGATAGCCGTCATAGGCTGCCAATTGCGGCGTGAGTTCGGCCACGGTGGCTGAGCGGAAGCCACCGCCGTATTTAGGGCGGAAGGCTTCGACGATGATCCGCACGCGATCCTTGCCCAGTCGATCTCGCAAGGCATCGGCGTAGTCGCGGGCCACCGGGGCGGTGCGCGCGTAGACGCCGACGCCGTCCTGGAAAAACACTCCGATGTCGTTCGGCAACCACTGTTTGAGCCAATCGGCGGTGGCGGCAGGGCCGATATTGGCGCCGTCGTAGACGCTGATCCATAGCGGGCGTGGCAGTTTGGCCAGCAAGGCCGGCAGCTCGGTGGCACGTGCCCAACTGGGATCGACTTCGGCGGGAAAATACCAACCGGTGACATGCAGCGGCGTCGGCAACCCGGCGATGCGTTCCGACAGCGCAGCCAGTTGCTCGATGTTGTCCCGGGTGCGGTTCTCGCTGAAATAGCCGGCCAGTCCGAGGATGACATCCTGGGCCCAAGGCGTCTTGGCGATGCGCGCCCAGTCCGGCAACACCGGAACACTGGTCAAGCCGGTGCCGGGCACGAAGGCCTGGTCGTCCACCACCGTCCATTGCACCAGCAGTTCATGCACCCCCAGTTCTTCCCAATTGCCGCTGATGCCGACGGTCTGGTTATCCGGCTGCCAGACGATGCCGACGAGGTTCGGTGCCGCAGTGGTAGTCATTATGTAGTACGTCCCTGTACCTGCGCCGAGGAACGCGGCCAGTAGCAGCACCGCGCCGATCTTGCGACTGACGAATTTGGCGAAGCTTTTCAAGCACGCCCCTTGCTGGTGCAGTGTAGTCGTGACTCGGCCAGGCGAGCCGCCTTTCGTACCCGTGCGTCGAATATCACGTCAGCGTCCTCAATAGGAGTAGGTCAGGCGGGCAAACACGCCTTTGGCGCGGTCCTCGCCAAACACCCTGGCCCGGTACTGCAGGGAAAAGTCCACGTAGGAGCGCGGCGCATTGTAGGCGTCTTCGCGGAACCAATAGCGCACGTTGTTCCCGACCCCGATCCCCCCGGCGTCGCCGGAGGAGAAGTCGCCGTTGGAGCCGCTCTTCATCTTCGAATCGTAGTCGATCGCTGCCACGACATGGGGGAAGGTCACCCAGCGTGATCCAGTACCGCCGATGGCATAGCTGCGACCCACTTGCCATTCGCTGTTGAAGTAGTTGCGCGAGTCATTGATGTAATGACCGACTTCGGCATACAACTGCGAAGTCCACCAGCTCGGCACATCAACCCGCAGGTCGGTGCCGATACTCGAGCCGTAGCCCAGGCGCACCAGCCAGTCGCCGTCGACATTGGAAGACCCGAGAGGGAAGGTCCGTTCAAGGGCGGCCATGATGTTGACGGAGCTGAAGGGTTTGACCCGCACGCCGAGCGCCCCTTGCAAGGCATCCGCGCCGGTGTCCGAGTCGCTGTTCTTGCTCCACAAGGTGTCGGTGATGCGCCCGTAGAGTTCGACAAAACGGGCGTTGCGATAACCCAACGGGCGCCAGGACAGTTCGGTGCTGTTTTGCAGCAGGTCGTTGCTTTCGCTGCCACTGCTGCTATTGGTGCTCGGCGCGCCGCTCAGACCACTGGAGCCGCGATAGCTGGTGGTGCTGGTCAGGCCCATGGCGCGCGAAACGTCACCCACGGTACGACGGGTATCGAACAGTTGTTGCGCGGACATCGGCGTTTCTGCGGTTTTTTGCCCATCGATGACGCGCTTGAAATACGCCACCGCTTCGTCGTCTTCGTGGACACGCATGGCATTGTAGGCAGCGTCCTGGGCCGCCGCCGACGGCAGTGGGGTGGCAGCATCGGCCTTGCGGAACGCGGCATGGGCTGCCCCATCGTCGCCGGCCCGAACCCGATCATAAGCGAGCTGTAGATCACTCACCGGTGCCAACGCGCCGGTGTTACCCGAGAGGGCGCAGGTCAGGCCGTAGGTGCTTTCCTGACACTCCAGGGCGGGTGGCGAAGATTGGGCCAGCGCAGAGCGCAGGTCGCGAACTTCCCTTGCCGACAGGCCAGCAAGGGACTGGGCTCGGTTCAGGTCGTCCTGGGCTGCCTGCGTTTTGCCCTGGCGATTACGGGCATAGCTGCGCAATACCCAAGGGGCGGCGTGACGGTCGTCCACGGCCAACGCGTCTGACGCGGCCTGTTCGGCAGCGGGGTAATCCTTGGCCGAGAGCAGGGCGCTGATAAGTAGTTGCTGGTTGGCGGAAACTTCCGGAGCCCAGGCTACGGCTTTGCGCGCCCGGTCCACGGCCAGGGCCGCATTGCCTTGTTCCAGGGCGCGGTAGCCTTGGGTCGCCAGCGGTACGGCCAGTTGGCGACGGATCGTATTGCGCCGCATCAGCAAGGTCGCGTCGTTGGCGAAGGTGCCCAGGGCATCGCTGACGGCCTGATCGGCGTCTTCCAGATGTTGCTGACGCTCCAGGGAGTCGACCAGCAACAACCGATAATCGCGACGACGGGGCGCTTGGGCGATGGCCTTGCGGGCCGATTGCGCGGCCAGGCCGAATTGCTCGCGATCATAGGCCTTGAAGCCCTGGGACGCCGCCGCGAAACCCGGTGAAGCGGCGGCGCGGGAAGAGGCTGCGCGCCGGGGTTGGTCGCGCAGTTTCTTGTCCCGTTCGGCCAACTCAATCAACGTGTTCAGGCGTGGCACGTCGGCGCGCTGGCGCAGGGCTTCGCGCGCCTTGGCGATGGCCAGGTCGTAGTCCTTGCGCTCGTAGGCGCTGTAGGCCTCGTTGGCGGCGCTGTAGGCCGGACCGGTCAGCGGCAGTGGCAACGTCTCGGCGGGCGCAAGCGCCGGGATCAGGCTCAGCCCCGTGGCCAAGAGGGTCAAAAAGGGGCGGTTCATGCCGGAAGCTCCGTCGGGTAGAGGCTGTGCTGGCGTGCCACCACCTGTTCGATAGTCGCCCGGGGCAGCACGCCGCTGTCGACCAGGTAATCGCCGATCCGACCGTGGTGCTGCGGCCGATACTGCAACATGGCGCGGCTGAACTGATCACGATCGAGCAAGCCCATTTCGATCAACAAATCACCCAGCAGCGGCGCACTGGCATTCGGTACGGCATGGCCGTTGCGTTCCGGCAATCGGCGCAACAGCGCGAGAATTTCACTTTCCCTGGCTATCAATTGCACCGGTTCGCTGCCCAATTCGGCGCTGACCTGCTGCAGGCCTTCGTCGGAAAGCGGGTTGGCGACGGCGATCTGTTCACGACCTTCGCCATTGGGTCCCAAGGGAATGGCCCGCCAGCGCAACGCAAACTCGCTGGTCAGTGATGAGGTTGAGGTAGCGGCTTTTTCGGCCACGTCGAAGACCCGGGGCAGGTCATTCTGGAATGCGATGGCTTCGGCCAGGGTTTCATCGTCCAGCCAGCCGTTATTCAGCAAAATCCGTCCCAGTGGCACGTTGCGCGACTGTTGTTCATCCAGGGCGCTCTGCAGGTGGGTGTCGGTAATGGCCTGCCACGACAGCAGCACACTGCCCAATCGGCGCGGTGCGATGGCGACCAGGTCGGTGGAAGGGAAGTCATGCATGGTCTTGTCCCAGACCAGCTTGCGATTCATCACCTTGCCCACCAAAAACATGCGCCAGGCCCGGGAGGCCGCCATGAAGTTGACGAAATTGCCCACCAGCATGCGCGGGATCGACAGCAAGCCGTGCTGCCAGCCGTACAACACGGTGGTGAAGTAGTAGCGGTGCAGGATTCTCCAGGCCAGCGCAATGCCGTTGGCCACCAGCAGGTATTTGATCACGCTGTTGGTTTCAAAAGGCGTTGGGAAACTGATGTCCCACCAGCCACTGTTGCGCAGGATAATCAGGCCCAGCAGTTGCACCAGGATCACGTAGGCGATGATGCTGATGAACGCTGTCACTACGCCCTTGCGGTCGCGAAACAGCAGGTATCGGTTGGCTAGCGAGCCATTCCAGCCCATCTGTTCCCAGCCTTGCAGGCCGATGCCGAGGGTCCAGCGGGCTTTTTGTCGAAACGCGGTGCGGAAGGTGTCGGGGAAAAATTCACGCACGCACAGAGGCATCGTCAGGGTCGATTCGTAGGGCTTGCGGAACCAGGATTTGCGCAGCACCCGGAACTGCACCGGAAAACGCACGAATATCGCGTTCATGCCAACCTTGGACAGCCGCGCGCCGACGTCGTAGTCCTCGGTGAGGCTGTCGGTGTTGAACGGCTGATTTTTGGTTTCACCGGCCAATACCTGCAGGGCACGATGGGAGAAACAGGTACCGACGCCGGCCGAGGGCACGGTGTCGGTCATGCTTTCACGCACCACCAGATCCTTGCCATGCCATTCGGCGAACTCGTCCATGTAGACACCCGCCACCCATTCGTACCAATTGCGCTCCAGCGATACCACTGGCAGTTGGATCATGTCCTTGCGCGGCAACAGGTAGTTGAATAGACGCAGTTCAAGCGGATGCAGCACGTCCTCGCTGTCGTGCAGGACGACGCCGGCGAAGGTCATGCCATGGGTTTTCTCGTGCAGGAAAATCGCCTGGATCACCCAGTTCAAGCAGTCGGCCTTGCAGGTCGGCCCGGCATGGGGCACTTCCACGCGGTGCAACTGTTTGTAGCGTCGCCGCATCCGCTCGACTTCGTCGATGGTGCGCTGGTCGTTGATGTAGGTGCCGACGAAGACCACGTAGTTCTGGTAGTCCAGCGTCGAGACCATGTTTTCGATCATCGGCGCGATGACGTCGTATTCCAGCCAGGCCGGCACCATGATCGCCAGGGGCTGTTCGTCCCGGGCCAACAGTTGCTCGACGGTCAGCGGCCGGTATTTACGGCCTACGGTAAACTTGCGGTACAGGCGGCGAGACCAGTACCACAGGTCAATGATCAGATCGTCCAGGCTGGAGATCAGGATCAGTACCGCGACCACGATGGTCGCGGCTTCCAGGTAGTTGTAGTAGTGGGCCAGCCAATAGGGCCAATAAAGCGACGTCATCGAAGGTTACCGTTACTGGCGATTGCGACGGGCGCTACGGCCAGCCAGCAACAAGAGGAGAAACAGGATAATGGCGCCTGGAATCAGCCAAAGCAGCGAAGGTTTGCGCCAGGCATCCAGGCCTTTGGGTTCTTCCCGGCCGATCAACTGGCTGCCGCTCGGATCCTGGGTATCGAGGATCGCCACGGCACCGCTGTCACCCAGGATCGCCACGTCGCCACGGGTCAGCACGATCGGTTTGGCCAGGCTTGGCGGCTGGCTGCCCAAGGTTCGATAGACCAGGCCGTACTGGCCCGAGCTCTGCACCACTTGCAGTGACGCCAATTGGTCGAGGCGCTGCACATCCAGCATCACCTGGTCCTTATGGTTGATGCGCAGGTGACCCTGCTCATCGACCTGCACCGATTCCTTGGTGTCCTTGAGTGGCAGTTCGAAGGCCAGGAAGGCTTTATCCGGACTGACGACGGCTTTTGGATCGGTGCTGACCTTCAACTGCGCGCGCAGCGGCGATACACCGGATGCATCGGCCACCGAGATCACTTGGGCCAGGCTGCTGGCCGGATGGTCGAGGTACGCTTGGGGAACGAGCAGTTGGGTGTCTACAGCGAAGCGTGCGGCGATACCGGAAAAATCGTCATCCAACGAGGTTTTTTCCAGCACGATATGGCTGGTTGGCAGGACCGACACCGGGAAAGCCTGCGGGGTTTCCAGGCAGCGGTCGCTGACCGGCTGACGTTGGAAGGAGACGCGCAAGACGTTTTTCGAACTCAGGGCGTAGCGTGGGACATGCCCCTGGATGCGTTGCGGTTCACCGTTGGTGGTCAACTGCTGGGCACCGATCAGAAAGTCATTGAAGTACAGCGAGGCCACGGGCGGGGTGTGCGAAGCACCCGGCGCTGCGGAAATGTCCACCACCGCGGTCACGGGCAGGCGGCCGTCATACGCCACGCTGCCCAGGGGGAACGAGGTGCTCCAGTCGAAGCGCGAGGCCACGTCGAATGTGCCCGGGGCGCCGCCCAGCCGCGACAAGGCCACGCGGCCATCGTCGCTCAATGGCGTTTGGGCTTCGGTCACCGTCAACTGACGGCTGCGGGCCAGTTTGTTCCACGCCGAACCGAGCAAGGACAAGGCTTTGCCGGTCGCATCCGGGGCGATGATCAGTACCGGGCGAGCGCCCAGCAGTGCCAGGCGCACGTTGTCAGTGCCAGCGCTCGCCATGGCTGCGTTGACGTGCTGATCGCGCCATTGGGTCAATGCGCTGGCCGCTGTTGCGTCGACGCCCTGGACCTGATTCTGCAAGGCGTCCAGGACCTGGTTGATGGCCTTGAGCAGTTGTGGGTCATTGATGGCCAGGTCGGCCTGTACATTCGGTGTCTGGCCGAGCATCAGCAGGGCGCCAATTTCGGCGGGGTTGGCCAGGGTGTGCTGGCCTTTGCCGTTGAGGCTGGCGAAGGCTGGAATGCTCAGCAGCTCGGCCGGGATCCGCAGACCGCTCAGGTCCACTTTGTCCTGCACGGCAGGGAAGGGCAGGATGCGGCTATGTTTGCCAATGCGCTCCAGGGCCACGCCCAATCGCCAGGCTGCATCATAGCTGCCGGCGGACAGCGAGCCCGGTGCGACCAGGATGCCGGGGTTGGTGGGCAGTGTCGTCCAGGCCGCGCCGACATCCTGCAGTTGGCTGGCGTCGTAGCTGTAGTTCAGGCGCGTGTCGGGTTGAATGCGCAACACGTTGCCGATGACTCGATCGTCTTCGCACAATGGTCGGGAGACGATCGAAGACCAGGCAATGCCCAGGCGCACCAGGCCGTTGTCACGCGGGGTCTTGTCTACGCCCAGCTTGACGCTGGCATCGCCCTGCGCCTCGCTGAGCCCTTCGGCACGCACCGGATAGCCGTCGAGCGACAGCAGCATGGTGTTGCGGCCGCCTTCACCATTGAGGTAACTGGCCTCCAGCTGCAGCGTCGCATCGTTGAGGGTTACGCCGGCAGGGACGGGCAAATACAGCTCGCGTCGAGCATCGCTGGCGCCCAGCAGGATCGGAGCCGTGATACCCAGATCCCGCAAGCGAATTTCGCGCTCCTGGCGGGTATCGGCGTTGAGTCGATGGATTGCCTGGGTGAGCGGGCTGTCCGCAGCCAGGGCAAAGGTTGGCATGAGCGCGAGCAGGCTCAGGCCACAGGCAAGGGCGCTGAGCGCGCCCGTAGAGATGGCAACGGAAGGCTTCATTCAGGCAAATCTCGATCTGATAAGGGTGGGTAGCAGTTATGAGGTGAAATCGGCGAGTAACTCGTGTAGTGCGGGCATCGGGGCGTGTGTCAGCGCCTGGAACGAATGCACCTGGCCCACGACAAAATCGCTGACCGGACGCCCCATCAGGGTGTCGACGATGCGTTGGCTGGCTTTGCCATCGCCATAGGGGTTGGTCGCCTGTGATGCGCGCCGCCACAAGGCCTGGTCGTCGAACAGCGCGTCCACCCCGGCAACGATCGAGGCCGGGGAGGTGCCCACCAGGCGCACGGTGCCCGCCGCCACGGCTTCGGGGCGTTCGGTGACGTCGCGCATCACCAGCACCGGTTTACCCAGGGATGGCGCTTCTTCCTGCACACCGCCGGAGTCAGTGAGGATGACGTGGGCGTGTTGCATCAGGCGCACGAACGCCAGGTAATCCAGGGGCTTGATCAAGTGCACGTTGGGCAGGTCACCCAACTGCTCGGTCACTGGCCCAAGCACGTTGGGATTGAGGTGCACCGGGTAGACGATCTGGATATCCGGACGTTGAGCCAGGTGGCGCAGGGCC includes:
- a CDS encoding NfrA family protein yields the protein MNRPFLTLLATGLSLIPALAPAETLPLPLTGPAYSAANEAYSAYERKDYDLAIAKAREALRQRADVPRLNTLIELAERDKKLRDQPRRAASSRAAASPGFAAASQGFKAYDREQFGLAAQSARKAIAQAPRRRDYRLLLVDSLERQQHLEDADQAVSDALGTFANDATLLMRRNTIRRQLAVPLATQGYRALEQGNAALAVDRARKAVAWAPEVSANQQLLISALLSAKDYPAAEQAASDALAVDDRHAAPWVLRSYARNRQGKTQAAQDDLNRAQSLAGLSAREVRDLRSALAQSSPPALECQESTYGLTCALSGNTGALAPVSDLQLAYDRVRAGDDGAAHAAFRKADAATPLPSAAAQDAAYNAMRVHEDDEAVAYFKRVIDGQKTAETPMSAQQLFDTRRTVGDVSRAMGLTSTTSYRGSSGLSGAPSTNSSSGSESNDLLQNSTELSWRPLGYRNARFVELYGRITDTLWSKNSDSDTGADALQGALGVRVKPFSSVNIMAALERTFPLGSSNVDGDWLVRLGYGSSIGTDLRVDVPSWWTSQLYAEVGHYINDSRNYFNSEWQVGRSYAIGGTGSRWVTFPHVVAAIDYDSKMKSGSNGDFSSGDAGGIGVGNNVRYWFREDAYNAPRSYVDFSLQYRARVFGEDRAKGVFARLTYSY
- the hpaR gene encoding homoprotocatechuate degradation operon regulator HpaR; translation: MATPRPSLTLTLLQAREAAMAFFRPALNQHDLTEQQWRVIRILHQQGELESHQLAHQACILKPSMTGVLSRLERDGLVRRQKSSQDQRRVFVGLTERGQQCFVSMSEGMESNYRRIEEQFGEEKMQQLLALLNELKNIKP
- a CDS encoding glycosyl transferase family protein, with the translated sequence MTSLYWPYWLAHYYNYLEAATIVVAVLILISSLDDLIIDLWYWSRRLYRKFTVGRKYRPLTVEQLLARDEQPLAIMVPAWLEYDVIAPMIENMVSTLDYQNYVVFVGTYINDQRTIDEVERMRRRYKQLHRVEVPHAGPTCKADCLNWVIQAIFLHEKTHGMTFAGVVLHDSEDVLHPLELRLFNYLLPRKDMIQLPVVSLERNWYEWVAGVYMDEFAEWHGKDLVVRESMTDTVPSAGVGTCFSHRALQVLAGETKNQPFNTDSLTEDYDVGARLSKVGMNAIFVRFPVQFRVLRKSWFRKPYESTLTMPLCVREFFPDTFRTAFRQKARWTLGIGLQGWEQMGWNGSLANRYLLFRDRKGVVTAFISIIAYVILVQLLGLIILRNSGWWDISFPTPFETNSVIKYLLVANGIALAWRILHRYYFTTVLYGWQHGLLSIPRMLVGNFVNFMAASRAWRMFLVGKVMNRKLVWDKTMHDFPSTDLVAIAPRRLGSVLLSWQAITDTHLQSALDEQQSRNVPLGRILLNNGWLDDETLAEAIAFQNDLPRVFDVAEKAATSTSSLTSEFALRWRAIPLGPNGEGREQIAVANPLSDEGLQQVSAELGSEPVQLIARESEILALLRRLPERNGHAVPNASAPLLGDLLIEMGLLDRDQFSRAMLQYRPQHHGRIGDYLVDSGVLPRATIEQVVARQHSLYPTELPA